atttagcTTGGGAGAAAGCTAGGGAGAGCCCGACAGAAACCACTGCACCTTGCTGGGAACCAGACAAACACACTGACATAAAGTGCAGCATCATGTGTCACGTGCAGGGTCATGTCATCATCCAAGGCAACTCCCTAGAAGGTTCATTCCATTAGGGTCCTCTtagtttataatttatttatttatttatttgattggtgttttacgccgtacacaagagtatttcacttatacgacagcggccaggattatggtgggtggaaaccgagggACAAAaacaggggaaactcacgaccatccacaggttgctggcagaccttcccacatatggccggagaggaaaccagcatgagctggacttgaactcacagcaaccgcaatTGGTGAGTGACTCCTtgatcattacactgtgctagcgcactaacaaACGGAGGCCCCAGTTTATAATTTATAGTCTTCCACgtataaaagaatgaatgatttggGTTTACCACCACTTTGTCAGTATTACAGCTATCACGTCGACACGGTTCAATGCATTGCACGTTTCAGTTCTGAAAACTCATCTGTATATAACTTATCTATTGCCTGACCACAAGAAAAATGAACAACTAACAAAGTTATGTTTAGTGAAAAGAATACATCATAATTCTCTGATCAATGTATCATCACTGGACATAATACCAATGAGGATTGGTCATTGCACATTTTATCTGACCCTCATAGTTTTGTGGGTAATTTCATCAATTctccccccctccaaaaaagaCAGCATAACAGTTGGCCAACATAACAGCAACACTGACTGCAGCCAGACAATCTCTCAGagacatcacacatgtatttacagtcaCAAAGTGGATACACAATCTCTCAAgagacatcatacatgtatttacaatggCACAGCGCATACAATATTACCATGagcttttttttaataataagttAAAAACACCTTTTTTGAGATAATGGCATAAAGGTCCATATTGTGAACTTTGCGCAATATTACAGTATTTCATCTAAACTAGCCGTGAAGTCGGACTACTTTCTTATCTTACAAACACTTAGCATCAAAACTATCACTTTAAGGCCTGTATGTACCCTTTAAAGTGCATCTTTACACAGAGTATAAAACATGGACACCATGAGCCTTACCACTTTcttataagtttttttttcaaacctgcCAAGCACCTTTTTTACAGACTccataatgataataaaactaCAATTTTTACATACAAACTGGATGTATATGAGAGTGGACAAGATCAAATAATACATATCTTGTAATCAAAAACTTTTACTGTTCACCTTTAACACAGTAATGATTGGACGTTGAATTCAGACATAAATCACCAGCAAACTTAAAGTtggaattatctcccttgatatcATGATTACACCCATTGTATAACATACATTCAAGTACTTTAATATACTACCAATGCTTTCATTATCTTTTCAGGTAGAATGTTATCCTGGAGCACTGGTCAAAGTAGCCAGATACTTGCTCAGCTTTTTACAAAAGTAGCAGGCTATGATACAATGTTTTAAGTACTAGACACCCGGTTTCTCTATCTGCCTTCCACCATTTTGTCTCTTGTTATTACGGCTTCATCAAATTTGATCATGAATGTTGTACCCTTGTGCCAATGAACAGTCACCTTTGCTGGCtggaatcaaaaaaaaaagcaaaaataatatgtgtaaGTCATTTAgcattagagtgagtgagtgagtgcttggggtttaacgtcgtactcaacaatttttcagtcatatgacgacgaaggaatcattagggtgcatgcacgtgtaatgtgcctccttgttgcaggacggatttccaccgctcttttatttagtgctgcttcactgagacgacttaccgaaggcaagtaagccaccccgcccgagccattatactgatacgggtcaaccagtcgttgcactatccccttcatgctgagcgccaagcgaggaagttacaacttcctcttttaaagtcttaggtgtgactcgatcaaggattgatcctggatctaccggtcccgaagcggacgctctaccaactgtgctatccgggccggtcatttTTAGCATTAGATGTGACATCCCATAAAAAAATCCATGTTTTCTTGATTGACCAACCAAGCAGCTTAGAgaactgctacatgtagttgcGGCTAATAAGTGGGTTAGCAGcaagagatggatttgaacatgtgacccACGGGTCAAGGGCTGATGGATATGCACTGGGTTAGTGCAGGTAAATAGCACTCATGCTATATTCAGTATTCTTATGGacttttttcaactttttacatttttcagtgtTGGTCTGTTTTGTGGGTGAAGGAAGCCATGGTGCCCGGAAATAAAAACCCGACCTTGAACGAGTTACAGACTAAATTACTGGCTAAATTACTGGCTAAAAATGCACAGCATACATTGGTGAAAAAGTCAACAACTACATGAGCTTGTTATCTTCAAGAAACCACAAAGAGTGAGAGCaaggaaatccacaaatttgcTATCCATTGCTAGGATTGAACCGTCACCTTGTACATTCTTGACCACTCATCCACAACCTCATTCCCacttaataatttaaaaataaaagttcaaaatgaaaaaaattccttCATCATCAAACCTGTCTTTACCCTTAGAATGAACGATGAGGCCACATTAAGTCGCCAGTACTTCAGCCCAAAAAGCGATGAGCTTACCTTTCCAGCAAAACACAATAATAATCAAAAGCATCAACGGCCCTACTTTTTACTTACAAAGTTTGATCCGTTGAGAACAGCCTCCAATATACCAGCAGTAAATGCTGCACAGTTTAGGCtacctgaaaaaacaaatgcagttaCTCATTACATGGTTCCCAAGTTCTAGTAATAATACTATTTGCTTGTAAGACCATGTTCAACTAGGACATGAATAACACAGAAAAAGGCAGATTGAATTACTCTAATTACTACTATGGGCCCAGTTGTGCAAaggtgtattagctaatactggtattatatcatattttatatttaaaaattggccacactcagcagccaatgcaattgttcaaagtataacagcagcagttttacttcatatttaatacacaggtacacaactgcttttaggctaagtacaaaactgagcACTTGGATTAAAGTTAAATCttgtattaaatcttaaaactgttttgaacaactgggccctaatgtcaaactacatgcacatttcaCTTAATAATGAAAAACCAACAAAAGGCATAGctgaggggagataactctggtCATATAACAGACatagaataatctgttgctTACCTTTATCTTTTGGAACAGAAATAAACTTGTTGATTAAAGGCTCCTTTTCTATTATATAATCTGAATACAGTTAGGAGTtaaggaatatatatatatatatatatgaaaaccaAAAACAGTACAACACTTGTTATCAAGCAATACATCTAAAACCAATCATAAAAGTGagcaaataaaaagaaaagggAGCAAACCTCACCACATGATACCCTCACTTTCTCACGAATGTACATCAATGAATATTTACATCACCTCCTAACAGAGACTAAACTATAAGAGTGTGGAATGATAATGTGTGTACTAGCTATCCATTAATCCATTAATGTGCAAAGCCATTTTGGAAACACAGCTCTGAACAGAACACAGGAGTGCGGAAAAGCAGGGAGATAGAATGACAAGCGTACAGGCAGATTTTGTAGAACGTGACTCGGCACAATGGAAATGTGTAAGCTATCTATTGAACCAAGTTCCATGTTAATAAGGCTGTTTTGGAGACACATCCAGTAACTTGGGGTCCACTCTGGTGTCCTTGTGGGACACCTTTTGAAATTattcggattattattattattactattattattctTGGTCAAgatgtaaaattgcaatatctccaaaattGGTAAAGGTAGAAAGAAACCAAACTTTGGAAGTAACCTTTGACGTTTTCTGCCGTTTTACCAGTGGCatgatttagcagccattttgaatttcgCTGATAAGCtacaaaatcttcttctccaaaatGGTTACACCTatcaaaataaactttttgtttacagtttttgGGTGGATTGTCCTACCTTTATTGTAAAACGCttttagtttggtatgcaaataaggccaaaatcgaccaatgaacttggctcaaaagtaggtcaattttaaaaactgcttaaaatcatttaaaaaaacacactaTTTGGTGCCCACTGACATCacaattacaaatctgcaagaattatttttgtactttgtgttgttttcatgttatgacctaaaaaccaacaaaaaattgACAAAGAAGTGTACTCCAAAATCATcctagactgcatgaaaccattggCTGCAATTTATCGTGGGAACGGTCATCAGCTCTGCGACATTGTATTCCTTTCTGTCTCCTGCTCTTGGGCACCAACTTCataacaatgtattctttctatCTTTTGTTCTTGGGtatcagcagaagatcaaaACCACCTAATCTCTATtctagtcttcagtacttggccaattgtaaatgatgcttgGCAGTGTAGGGTTCAAATCTAGTACattgcttaacattttttttttcgtgttttttaaccattatcatgaactttgtagacatcaggctaccagaagtggtaaaagtcTAGTCATGTGGACCTGGGCAATGTTGTTGGataacagttttaatgtttatttatttgactttgactttgttttctgctatactcaagaatatttcacttgtatgacagtgaccagcataatggtgggagaaaacctggcagagccctctacgatccgcaggttgctggaagaccttcccagtatggccggagaggaagtcagcattagcaggacttgaactcacagcgactgcattggtgggaggctcctgcgCCACACTGTCGCGCTACCCTCCTCGGCCAGAGGGGCCCCTCAtctaataataaaaaatatgggCATGGAAAACTGGACAGACTGAAATTAAAACTTACAAACGGATTTTGTGCAACATGACATGAAGAAGTTCGAACAATGTCAACACGAAAGGTATATATTTCAACGAGTTTCAGCTGCCTAAGCTTTATGGATATCAAAGTTTGGAATGATGAGACTGACTCAGACAATAATTAGAAAATATCTCAACACATTACAATTTTCATAACTTTCAAATTTATCACTGACAACTAGAGTCATAAAATAGAAAGGATACAGGTTCTTTCATCATCATTAGCATGCTCTAGCTTGTCTGCCTCCTTTCCAAAAAGAGTCTGGAATGACAGAAATGGTTTAATACAATGAAAAGATTATAACATCCTTCTTTGAtttgtagtgagtgagtgcttgtggtttaacgttgtacttaacaatccTTAACAACAAAGGAATCTAGGAGTGCTACTTAGAGTGCAAGtaaatgtgcctctttgttgcaggatggatttccactgctctttcatctagtgctgcttcactgagacgccttactgaaggcaagtaagccaccccacccgagccattataccgatacaggtcaaccagtcattgcactatacccttcatactgaacaccaagcgaggcagttacaacttcctcttttaaggtcttaggcgtgacttGACCCAcgattaaccctggatctaccactcccgaagcgatcattcatttgtattttatgtcttACTTTAGAGTATGTGCATATTATGGCAACCATCTCAACATAAAATATACACTACCTGTATGTATAAGAATATGATACAAGTCATACAATGGGTTACTAGCAGAGTATTTTCGACAAAAAACCCTATTTGGTCTCAGTCTGCGTCTCACCCATTCCTGTCAATATGTGCATTTGAAGCAACAGGCTTATCTTGAGGCTATAGTGATTAGCATAAACTTTATGTTCTATACTGCAAATCCGCAACCTTTTTGCAAGCTTCGGGCACTACACCTATGAAAAAGCTTGTTTATTGCTGGGAAATGGGGACTGGGGTAATCCTGTTTGCTGGACTCTCAATGTGCACCCCAGGAGTTCTAAAATGCACAAATGATCATAGCCATGTgctcatgcctacatgtatatgtttggaGAAAGCAAATATCTGTTACTCTGTATaatatttgtcaaaaatgtgaaatcCCCAAACAACAAATCTGCACTTCAGGCGTTTCACAGGTTGACACAGTTTAGGTGGGACTAGGCAGGAGCTCTCACAAACTAGGCAAAAGGTGTGATATTACATCAGTTGCTAGACTGAATATAAATCTTGCACAGTCAGGCCTGTCTCGCCTTTAAAATCTCGTCTTTTAGCCACATTTTTAGTTTAGGAGCCCCCACCTAACGTAAAGTAGCGTGAACTTGcaagactcctgaaatgctgactcgGCTTATGCAGAATACACATAAATGCCATGTTTAATTCTCAATATGAAAGCATTTGTATTCTTGCGAGAGCTTTTTTGGGTGGGAATAAAACAGCATCTGTGCCTGTGTTGATTCCTCTCAAAAAAACCTTGCAAAATTGTCACTGAAATTTGGTAATGATCTTCTCAAAGAATATATAATGTTGATTTTAGATAATGGTAACACAGAATAACGTGCTGCATGTAGAAAGtaatattcaagatacatgtatatccaactGAGTTTTGTAGAAAATGACTATCAGCAAATCAATATGAAAATACTCACCTTCCATAGGTTTGACTTGATGAAGAGCAGCATGTTGAGTAATTTTGTTTCTCGTTTAAACCCTTTCTCCCTTACGAACATCACATCTAATACCCTAGAGCCAACATGATGGCCCATCTCTGCCAAcctgaaataaaatgtgtaacAATATTGAAATGTTATACcaaaaaaattcttcacataCAGTAACTCCTGTAAAAATCAGGGCATATATGCCTGGCATATCTAGCAATGGTACATTTCATACTCTATGTACAGGCTGtataacacttttttttaaaataccattaTGAGGATTATTCTGTCAGGTCACTTATTATTACAACTGCAAGAATCATAGCGACTGATTACAGCACACTCAATGAACACCTgacacttaaaaaaaataatcaagtcATTCAATTCAACTGGGCCTAGGTTAATAATGCTACTCACAAtaaatttcaacaaattaaaatgGTGTGGAACAATTTTGGTTTTAAAGGGTCGGAACTTTTTGGGCAGACAGGTAAGGACAAAAAGTGACAAGTGGACATTCTGTTCACCTATCACATTCCAGTTCACAGCCTTACTTCTTTACTTAATATATGTTAGGTCTGTACAGTTTAGGTTGTTACAAAGGTCAAACAGTAGACATACATAGCACATCATCAGTTCACTGAGCTTGAAGAATCTGTTTTTCTCAATGATCACCTGAGAAGGAAGTCAGCAAAATGTCCAACAACCTATATTTTACAATTCCCATTATGCCATAATAATCTATaataatagatttatttatttatttgattggtgttttatgctatactccaCATAAAAATAGAGTTGATGGACTCTAATGCCTGTGCATTCATTGGTCAGCACATGGAGGTAGAACAGCCTTGCAGACACTCTTAATTCTGGTCTCCTGTAAACACAGACAGCAGCGTCAGAGGGTTTTCGGTAATACACATTTTAGAAATGTATTAGAAAGACTGAAACCACAACTTATGATAAATCAGCCAGTTGACCATGTATGTAGTCTATGGGTTTGCTAGTGAAAGGGTGGGATGAGGAATTGCTAGTaaaagagggggggggggggtgagggagAGAGGGTGAAAGAAGTGGAGGGGGGGACAACGGGGGGGGTGGGGGCGAGTGAAAGGGTAAGGTGGGGGTGGAAGAGTGCACACGCATCACAGGTACATTGTTACTGATTCAGTGGTTGGCAAATGCTTACTTGTTCTGTAGATCTGGAACAGTGAACAC
Above is a window of Liolophura sinensis isolate JHLJ2023 chromosome 7, CUHK_Ljap_v2, whole genome shotgun sequence DNA encoding:
- the LOC135471347 gene encoding trafficking protein particle complex subunit 5-like, coding for MVQYCQNRVFTVPDLQNKLAEMGHHVGSRVLDVMFVREKGFKRETKLLNMLLFIKSNLWKTLFGKEADKLEHANDDERTYYIIEKEPLINKFISVPKDKGSLNCAAFTAGILEAVLNGSNFPAKVTVHWHKGTTFMIKFDEAVITRDKMVEGR